From the Thermoanaerobaculia bacterium genome, the window ATCCCCGCAGAACCCGTTGAATTTGAAGTGCGGAAGGTCTGGTCCGGAAAGAAAGATGCCGCCTTTACGCTCATCCCGCAGAATGACGGAGCCATGGTTATTTTCATCCATTCCACGTTGGAGGAGAACTCATGAAATTCATTTCAACTTTTTTGCTCAGCCTGAGCCTGTGTGCCTTACTGACCGCGACGGATGTTGTCGGTGATTTTCAGATCTACGTCGGCAGCTATGATGCCCGGGAAGGAGCCCGTGTGGTCGCCATGTTTGGAGAAACACCGACCATGGTATCCCATGGCCCCCGGGTTGCCGAGGAGATCCAGCGCACCTTCAATCTACAGGAGATTGAATTGCTTTCCGCTCCGCGTATTGTCACCAAAGTTGGTGAAACGGGAACGATTCGATCCACCTATTCCGAAGGTGTGGTGCAGACCTGGAAAATGTCTTTTCTGGTTAAAACGCTGGAAGGGGACATGGCCACGGTGAGCCTGAATTATGCGGTTGATCATGGCGAATCCAAAGGAGCCGAGTTCGTGACCCGACTGGGAAAACCGATTTCTCTGGCTTCAAGATTGGATGGTCACGTTATCTTTATCACAGCAACGATTGACCTCAACAGCAAGCAGGACTCTGAAAACCTTCCGAGAATTTTAAAAAAGGTGGCCCCTGCCTATCCGGAGTCCATGAGAAAAGAGGGGCTGACCGATCTGGTCGTCCTGCGGGTTCTGGTGACCCGGGAGGGGAAAACCGGATCGGTGGAGGTTCTGAAAGCAGAGCACGAAGCCTCAGCGCAGGCGGCCAGGGATGCGGTTCGACAATGGGAGTGGGAACCCGCAACCGAAAACGGGAAAGCGATCGACAAGGACTTTACCGTTACCCTGGCTTTCAAGCTCCAGTAAATCGATCCCGATACGCTGACTCGGTCCATGTCCACTTCGCGGAGACGCAACTGATCTCCGCGGTTTTTTTATCTGGCTGGAAATGCTGAAAACTGATACAATATATGGGATGGATATGGATGTTCTGGTGGTGGGTGTCCCCCTTCAGGCCTATGAACGCATTCGACCCAGCCTCGAATCCTACGCGGTCCAGCGGACCCTTCGGGCAGAGGAAGCGCTCAACTGGTGCGCCAGCCAGGCATTTCGCGCCGTAGTTGTGAGCTATCCACTCTACACCATGCCGGTGGAGACCTTTCTGGAAGCCATCCGTGCCAGCGGCTCCAGGGCAAGGAATGCCGCCGTGGTCATTGTGGCCTTTCCCGGCAAGCTGGAAGAGGCCGAAGAATTGAAAAAGCTCGGGATCAAGGCGATTGTTCCGATGGACGGAGATCCGGTGGTTCTCCACGAAGCCCTGGAATCATTTACCCGGATCGCCAACCGTGTGGCAAGCCGGATTATGGTCCGCCTCCTCATCACTCAGAATCAGAGAGTCATGCCCTTCTTCTGCAAGAGTGAAAACATATCATCCACGGGTCTTTACGTCTCTTCGGAAAGCCTGCTTCCCCTTGGAACCCGGGTGGAGTTCCAGTTCATGCTCCCATGGGATAAGGAACCAATCCGGGGAGTATGCGAAGTTGCTCGTCATGCCGTGGATGGCGTGGGGCGTCCCCGGGGAATGGGATTCAGGTTCATCGAATTCGAAAACGACGCAGAAGAGCGTCTCCAGGCCTTCCTGGGACAGAAACAATAACCATAAGTACTTTCTGATCAGGCAAGGGATTCGTAAACCTTCCCAACCAGCTTTGGGGAAGGCGTCAAGGTTTTGTCTCCTTCCTCCCTCCACTGTGCCGGGCAGGCCTGCTCCGGATGCCTGGACAGATGGAGGCTGGCCTTGAACTTTCTCATCAATTCATCCATATTTCTCCCAAGGTTATAGAAATTAATTTCCGCATTAATCAGGATTCCGTCAGGAGAAATTATAAAGGTCCCCCGGAGGGCCAGACCCGACGATTCGTCGTAAACACCAAAGAGACGGCTGACATTGCCTGTCGGATCTGCAGCCATTGCATAATGAACATCCTGCAGCATTCTTTCATGTGTACGCCATGCGAGGTGAGTGAATTCGGTATCGGTCGATACCGACAGGACATCAGCCCCCAGACGGTCAAATTCCTCATGTTTGGCGGCGAGAGCGGCAAATTCCGTTGCGCAGACAAAGGTAAAATCGGCGGGATAGAACATCAGGATCGTCCATCTGCCTTTCTCCAGCTGGGAGGATAGACTGAACTTCCCAAAATCGCCTTCCGTCGGAACATAGGTGTTCATAGAAAATTCAGGAACTCTTTGGCCAACTCGTACCGATGTATTCATCTCGTTCATGGATTTTCCTCCTGAGCTTATGATGGTTCCTATCAATTTGGATGAATCACAACAAAATGGTAAACCGGCCTATTCCAGGAATGCAGTGATCAGGTAAAAAAATGCCCCCTTCCGGCGAAGGGGGCAGAGGTAAATTCTGTGTTGGATCAGGATTGCTCAATTGTGAAGGGAGGAGCTTCGGGTATCCCCTCTCGGCGTCCGGTGGTCCTGGGTTCCGTAATCACCTTTGTGCAGGCGGCAGGTTTTTTGAGAAGCCCCAGGAAGTCAAAGACCAGCTGTCGCTTCATCAACTGGATGGCCTTGGCGGGATCGACTCCTTTGGGGCACACGCGGGAACATTCACTTCCAAAGTGGCATCGATAGGCACCATGAGGCGTATCCACAGCGCCGTTTCGAGGTTTTTTCCCGTCGTCCCGTGAGTCACTGTTGTACCGGAAAGCCTGCGTAAGAGGCATCGGTCCGAGGTAATCCTGATCGGTGGCAAGCGTGGGGCAGGCCGACATGCAGGCACCGCAGCGGATGCAGTAGGAGAACTGCAGATAGGATTCCAGCTCTTCCGGTGACTGTTCGTACTCTCCCGTCGGCTTCACCATTTCCCCTTCATCGGTGCGCTGGATGAACGGCTGTACGGACTGATGCTTGGAAAACATCCCTGCAAGGTCAGGAACCAGATCGCGGATGATGGAAAAGTTGGGCAGAGGAGCCACGACAATCATCGTTTCAGAGATATCGGTAATCTGCGTGTTGCAGGCCAGCATCGCCTTCCCGTTCACCAGCATCGCGCACGACCCGCACACACCCATCCGGCAGGAGTAACGCCAGGCAAGAGAATTGTCGATTTCCCGCTTGATATAGTGAAGCCCGTCCAGTACCGTCATCCCCTTGTGAATGGGAACGGTGAATTCCTGGTAATAGGGACGCTCATCCTTTTCAGGATTGTACCTGCGCACCCGGAAGGTAATATTTCGTTCCGTCATACCATCCTCCTCACATTGCCCCGGCCGCCATGGAGCGGGCGGCGATGGCGGCATAGGTTCCGATCACGAAGAGTGCGAATCCCAGGAGCAGGAGCACCCGGGAAGCAAACTTCTTCAGCCCTTCTCCGATGGTGAGTTCATGGATGATGGTGCGGACACCGTAGAGACCATGGAAAAGCGCCGCACCAAGCAGAACGATATAGGTGATCATAAAAAAGACCATCCTGGCCCGGTACACCACATTCCCCCAATCAATGGCGGCGCCTTCGGAAGGATTGAAAATTCGAAGCACGGCATCCATATGCATGATGATCATGTGAAGTCCAAGGAAAACCAGAATCACGATGCCTGCCAGGATATGCCATGTCCAGAGCTTGGTTTCTCTCATGACAGCCTCCTCACTTC encodes:
- a CDS encoding energy transducer TonB, which translates into the protein MKFISTFLLSLSLCALLTATDVVGDFQIYVGSYDAREGARVVAMFGETPTMVSHGPRVAEEIQRTFNLQEIELLSAPRIVTKVGETGTIRSTYSEGVVQTWKMSFLVKTLEGDMATVSLNYAVDHGESKGAEFVTRLGKPISLASRLDGHVIFITATIDLNSKQDSENLPRILKKVAPAYPESMRKEGLTDLVVLRVLVTREGKTGSVEVLKAEHEASAQAARDAVRQWEWEPATENGKAIDKDFTVTLAFKLQ
- a CDS encoding PilZ domain-containing protein, which gives rise to MDMDVLVVGVPLQAYERIRPSLESYAVQRTLRAEEALNWCASQAFRAVVVSYPLYTMPVETFLEAIRASGSRARNAAVVIVAFPGKLEEAEELKKLGIKAIVPMDGDPVVLHEALESFTRIANRVASRIMVRLLITQNQRVMPFFCKSENISSTGLYVSSESLLPLGTRVEFQFMLPWDKEPIRGVCEVARHAVDGVGRPRGMGFRFIEFENDAEERLQAFLGQKQ
- a CDS encoding peroxiredoxin encodes the protein MNTSVRVGQRVPEFSMNTYVPTEGDFGKFSLSSQLEKGRWTILMFYPADFTFVCATEFAALAAKHEEFDRLGADVLSVSTDTEFTHLAWRTHERMLQDVHYAMAADPTGNVSRLFGVYDESSGLALRGTFIISPDGILINAEINFYNLGRNMDELMRKFKASLHLSRHPEQACPAQWREEGDKTLTPSPKLVGKVYESLA
- a CDS encoding succinate dehydrogenase iron-sulfur subunit — encoded protein: MTERNITFRVRRYNPEKDERPYYQEFTVPIHKGMTVLDGLHYIKREIDNSLAWRYSCRMGVCGSCAMLVNGKAMLACNTQITDISETMIVVAPLPNFSIIRDLVPDLAGMFSKHQSVQPFIQRTDEGEMVKPTGEYEQSPEELESYLQFSYCIRCGACMSACPTLATDQDYLGPMPLTQAFRYNSDSRDDGKKPRNGAVDTPHGAYRCHFGSECSRVCPKGVDPAKAIQLMKRQLVFDFLGLLKKPAACTKVITEPRTTGRREGIPEAPPFTIEQS